The DNA segment gagattacttaaaaaatatattttttaaaaagaacgttGATTCAAAATCTTAATTAAGATATTATCAAACCCTACCtactatatatttaaaagcttTGTTTATAGCTTATGACTTAgggtttatttcaggaatgcaaggatATTCCAATATAAGAAAATCTAATAAGGCAAAACTCCATATTAAGAGATCAAAGATAAAAAGCCATACATTCATTTAAATAGAGACATAATAAAGCTCTTGAGAATATTCAGCATGTGATTAAAATCTTAGAAAACTAGGAATTGAAGAAAATATCCTTAACTTGAAGAATACCTATCAAAAACTTACAGAACCacccaagcaatctacagattcaatgcaatccctatcaaaaccccaatgacttgttttgcagaaatagaaaaaagcccattctaaaattcatacaaaGTAGCAAGAAACttcaaataaccaaaacaatcttgaacaagaagaacaaagaacaaaccTCCTTCAATTTCCTTAATGTTCCATTCTTGCTCTCACCTCCAAGCATTGGTACTGAGGTTCTAGAACACCACTCCAGCCTCTTCTTGACCCATTCCTACCCTTTAGGAGTCATCTTCAATAGTGTCTTGGAAAAGTATTGACCCACCCTTCTCATTGCCTAGTGGTCCCCACCTTTGTATCAGTTAGCATATTGTATTGAAATACTCTGTTTACTTTCCTGTGTCCTCTCCTATCCTGTAAGCTACCTGAGAACAAGAACTGTGTTCATCACATTCACCATTTCTTTCTCCAGCATCAATCAGGCATTGGTGTCAGGTATACAGTAGtgtctgataatttttaaaatacagatgttGAAGTTAAATCCTAAGCCATGAAGCACAGAAATCCAAAATGTATAGCCTTAGAAGATAAATTAGCTAATGTTCTAAAGTTGATCTTATTGCCTTTGAATATAAAGTAAGTTGAAGATATTTGGAGCAAGGGTAGTGGCAGCCTTGATTAATGCCTTTAGTGTTCACTAGGCATACTTTCCTACCAACTACTACCAAGGTCACATTTGTTTACACATTCTTATTAATCCTGAGAAAAAGATTCCTGACTTGAAAGAGCTACTTCTAAGGTATGGTAAAACTCTTAAGATTCTTCAAAGCAACTTGAAAGTCACAAAGCTAACAAGCAAGAAATGACTTGGGTTTGCCTAAAAGGGTGCAGAAATTACTTAGGCCTCTGAGCGTCGCTGTTGACCACCTAAGAAGTAAAAGGCTGCAACACATCCAGTCCAACATTCCGGCTCCCACAACAAAAGGACTGGGTATTTGGCCCCCAAGCTTCCgggcggaaaaaaaaaaaatgcagcagaCCAAATTTCTCTCTGCAGTGACCTGGGTCCTGTGAATGCTGATCCCCACAGACCCTGAGGAATACAGAGGAATAACACTGGATGCTGGAAGTTGCCTGGGAGAAAAGATTGCAGCAGAAGAAATGGCGGCTCTGCAAAAGTTATCACAACGCGGAAGGCTTGATCGgctgtattttcttttggtgGTTTTGTGGGAGGCCGGAGCTGGACAGATGCACTATTCTGTGCCAGAAGAGATTGACAAAGGCTCCTTCGTGGGCGACATCGCCAAGGACCTGGGGCTGGAGCCCCTGACACTGGCAGAGCGTGGAGTGCGCATCGTCTCCAGAGGTAGGACGCAGCTCTTTGCTCTGAACCCGCGAAGCGGCAGTTTGGTTACCGCAGGCAGGATAGACCGAGAGGCGCTCTGTGCTCAGAGCGCGCAGTGCCTGGTGAATTTTAACATACTCCTGGAAgacaaatttaatatttattcagtagAAGTGGAAATAACAGATATTAACGATAATGCCCCTCGCTTTGGAGTAGATGAACTAGAgctaaaaatcagtgaaaccactACGCCAGGATTCCGAATTCCTCTAAAGAGTGCACACGATGCAGACGTAGGAGAAAACACCCTTCAGAAGTACGAACTGAACCCAAATGACCACTTTTCCCTGGTTGTGCGAAGCGGAGTGGATGGGAACAAGTACCCTGAGCTGGTTCTGGAGCTCGCCCTGGACCGCGAAGAGAAGGCTGTTCACCACCTCGTCCTTGTGGCTTTGGATGGGGGCAGCCCGGTCCTATCTGGCACCTCCCGCATCCACGTGACTGTCCTGGATGTGAACGACAACGCACCTATATTTACACAGCCTGAGTACCGTGTAAGTGTTCCTGAGAGTATGCCCGTGGGTACCCGGATACTCACAGTCACCGCCACTGACACAGATGAGGGATACAATGCCCAAGTAGcatattttcaagagaaaaatccTGGAGAAACCTCAGAGATATTTGAGCTTGAGTCGACCTCTGGAGATATAACAATCATACAGAGTCTAGATTATGAAGATGCCAAAATCCATGAAATTGATATTGAAGCTCAGGATGGTCCGGGCCTTCTGACCAGAACAAAGGTTATTGTGACTGTTCTGGATGTGAATGACAATGCCCCAGAATTTTACATGACATCTTCTACCAGTTCAATTCCTGAAGGCTCTCCTCCAGGAACCATAATTGCACTTTTTAATGTACATGACAGAGACTCTGGGCAGAATGCATTTATCACATGCTCACTCCCAGAGAACCTTCCTTTCAAGTTAGAAAGATCAGTGGACAATTACCACCGACTGGTTACAACCAGAGCCCTTGACAGGGAACAGTTTTCCTCTTACAACGTCACTGTGACTGCTAAAGATGGAGGAAAACCATCTCTGTCCACGGATGCTTACATTACGCTGCAGGTGGCAGACATTAATGACaacccacccaccttccctcacATGTCCTACTCTGCCTACATTCCTGAAAACAATCCCAGGGGTGCTTCCATCATTTCTGTGGTGGCCCATGACCCTGACAGTGATGATAATGCCCATGTAACTTATTCTTTGACTGAAGACACTCTTCAGGATGCACCCCTGTCCTCTTACATCTCCATCAACTCTGACACTGGCATCCTTTATGCATTGCGTTCCTTTGACTATGAGCAGTTCCAGGATTTGCACCTGAGGTTGACTGCATGGGACAATGGGAACCCGCCCCTCAGCAGCAACGTGTCACTGAGTATATTCGTGCTGGACCAGAATGACAACGCACCAGAAATCCTGTACCCCGCCCTCCCCACCGACGGTTCCACAGGCGTAGAGCTGGCGCCCCGATCCGCAGAGCCCGGATACCTGGTGACCAAGGTGGTGGCGGTGGACAGAGACTCTGGCCAGAACGCCTGGCTGTCCTACCGTCTGCTCAAGGCCAGCGAGCCAGGGCTTTTTACGGTGGGGCTGCACACGGGCGAGGTGCGCACTGCACGGGCCCTGCTGGACAGAGATGCGCTCAAGCAGagcctggtggtggtggtgcaggACCATGGCCAGCCCCCTCTCTCGGCCACCGTCACGCTCACAGTGGCCGTAGCCGACAACATCCCAGA comes from the Prionailurus bengalensis isolate Pbe53 chromosome A1, Fcat_Pben_1.1_paternal_pri, whole genome shotgun sequence genome and includes:
- the LOC122482144 gene encoding protocadherin gamma-A2 isoform X1; its protein translation is MLIPTDPEEYRGITLDAGSCLGEKIAAEEMAALQKLSQRGRLDRLYFLLVVLWEAGAGQMHYSVPEEIDKGSFVGDIAKDLGLEPLTLAERGVRIVSRGRTQLFALNPRSGSLVTAGRIDREALCAQSAQCLVNFNILLEDKFNIYSVEVEITDINDNAPRFGVDELELKISETTTPGFRIPLKSAHDADVGENTLQKYELNPNDHFSLVVRSGVDGNKYPELVLELALDREEKAVHHLVLVALDGGSPVLSGTSRIHVTVLDVNDNAPIFTQPEYRVSVPESMPVGTRILTVTATDTDEGYNAQVAYFQEKNPGETSEIFELESTSGDITIIQSLDYEDAKIHEIDIEAQDGPGLLTRTKVIVTVLDVNDNAPEFYMTSSTSSIPEGSPPGTIIALFNVHDRDSGQNAFITCSLPENLPFKLERSVDNYHRLVTTRALDREQFSSYNVTVTAKDGGKPSLSTDAYITLQVADINDNPPTFPHMSYSAYIPENNPRGASIISVVAHDPDSDDNAHVTYSLTEDTLQDAPLSSYISINSDTGILYALRSFDYEQFQDLHLRLTAWDNGNPPLSSNVSLSIFVLDQNDNAPEILYPALPTDGSTGVELAPRSAEPGYLVTKVVAVDRDSGQNAWLSYRLLKASEPGLFTVGLHTGEVRTARALLDRDALKQSLVVVVQDHGQPPLSATVTLTVAVADNIPDVLADLGSTRTPADPNDSDLTLYLVVAVAAVSCVFLAFVIVLLGLRLRRWHSSRLLQASGGGLVGVPASHFVGVDGVRAFLQTYSHQVSLTADSGESHVIFPQPNYADMLLSQESCEKNDFLSLPQSLLEDKGEETSKQAPPNTDWRFSQAQRPGTSGSQNGDETGTWPNNQFDTEMLQAMILASASEAADGGSTLGGGAGTMGLSARYGPQFTLQHVPDYRQNVYIPGSNATLTNAAGKRDGKAPTGGNGNKKKSGKKEKK